The Radiobacillus deserti genomic interval TAATGAACGGGTTTTCCGTGATGCGGATTAATCCAGGTTATTTACCGGATGACCGCCAATCTGCTAAGTATGCGACCTTGATGGAATGGAACAACATAGAATACCTTCCTAAGACGAAGCGTCATTATAAGACGGCGTTTCCTGTCCGGATTACCGTTATCCAATATATGATGAAGGATATTGAATCCTTTGAGGAATTTGCAAGACAAGTGGAATATTATGTGGATGTTGCCTATGACTTTGGCTCCGACTTTGCTGTGTTTCCTGAAATTTTCACGACACAGCTCATGTCATTCTTAGAGGAAAAAGTCCCATCAAAAGCAGTACGAAAGCTTTCGGAATACACCGAGGATTATATCGAACTATTTACTAAATTGGCTGTAAAATATAATGTGAACATTGTGGGGGGATCCCACTTCGTTGAAGAGGACGATCACATCTATAACATTGCCTACTTGTTTAGACGAGATGGAACGATTGAGAAGCAGTATAAATTACATGTCACACCGAACGAAAAAATGTGGTGGGGTATAAACGCCGGAGATAAGGTGAAGGTATTTGACACGGACTGTGGAAAAATTGCGATACAGATTTGTTATGATATCCAATTTCCAGAGCTGGCTCGTCATGCAGCGGATCAAGGAGCGAATATCATCTTTGTTCCGTTTTGTACGGATGATCGACAAGGATATCTTCGTGTTCGATATTGTGCTCAAGCAAGAGCAATTGAAAATCAAGTTTATACGGTTATTGCAGGAACTGTAGGAAACTTAACACAAGTGGAGAATATGGATATCCAATATGCTCAATCCGGGATATTCACCCCTTCCGATTTTGAATTTGCTAGAGATGGAATTGTCGGAGAATGTCATCCAAACATTGAGACAGTTGTAGTAGGAGATGTAGATTTAGAAATCCTACGTCGTCAACGTAAAACAGGTACGGTTCGACAGCAGCAAGACAGAAGAAAAGATTTATTTGAATTACGATATAAAAAAGCAGGGATGAACGAATAAAATACCCCCGTAGTTATTTTACCAACTACGGGGGGTTTTCGTTTCACTAATGAAAATAACTGAACTCTATAAATTTTTCTCCTCCAACGCTTTGACAAGATGTTCCTTTAGCGGTTTTGCTAAAGTTTTCGAATATAACGTACTAAGGTGGTGGTAGTCACGATAGACGATTACGTTACCTATAACTGGTGGACACGTATCCTCATCACAGAAGTATTCCGATAAATCGGCGAATGTTACGTTATCCGAAATCCCTTCTGTGTTTTCCCATGGTGGATTTTCAGATAAAGCACTGTCTCTAGATCGTGAACATTCCTCCATATAATTCTCAGATTCCTCTACACAAATCGGTGTATCTACTTTAGAACGAGGAGTGTCGCGAATGGCGAAAATCTCAGCGATTCCATCTAAATTCTTAAATTGCTCCTTGTATCCATCTGGAACCTTTGCTCCATCATTGACGTTTGCTGTTGTAACAACGAGATCTGGAGGGTCCTCCTTCAGCAATTTTAGAACCTCATCATTCCACTCCATACATTGCTTGTTAAGTTTCCCATCAAAATCCTGTGTAGAGAAACGGCAGGCATCCTTATTGTAAATATCTATTTGTAAATGAAGATCATCTGCCAGCTCCGCTAAAGCAGGGTACCAGTGACCAGAGTGAGAGCCACCTACTAATGCTATCGTATGCTCTGGATTATCTGTATCACCTTTGGAGCATTTTGTAATGCGATTATCATTCATATTCGAATAGCAATCTGGATTATCGTAAAAAGCTGGAAGATCTTCTTTTATCTTTAATCCGTCTGGAGCTGGTTCTACATCTTCTGCTGGTTTTATATCTTCATAGATAGCTAGGGCACCTGGATAATCCTTTTCCTCATATTGTCCTGCTGTTGCTCGATCAGCATTCACATAAGCTTGCCAAGATGTATTAACAGCAAGTACTGGAAGCATAATAGCTAAGAGCACAAGAGCTGGTTTTAGTTTGGATTGTTTGATATCCATTTTGCGAATTGGTGTTTCGATAAACTTAATCGATAAGTAAGCCAAAACAGCTGTAATAAGTAACACAGAGATACCAACCCAAAGCGGTGCTTGTTCTTTATCGAAATACGTATAGTAAAAAACAAGAAGGGGCCAATGCCAGAGATAGAATCCATAAGAGATGCTACCGAAAAAGGTAAAAGGTTTCGATCCTAATAGCTTTTCTACCCCAAATTTATTTCCGTTTTCTGCTGCCAGTAGTACGAAAATAACGCCAGTTGTCGGCAATAGTGCTGCATATCCTGGAAAAACAGTTGAAACCGGTAGCAAAATTCCGGTTAAGCAAATAATTGCTAAACCGAGCCAGCCCATAACAAATGTAACAGGCTTTTTAAATTTAAGGTAAGGAAGGAGTAACGCTAGTATCCCTCCAAGACTAAATTCCCAAACACGAGCAAGCGTATCAAAATACGCCCAAGGCTGATTCACTTCCGTCTTGTAAACGGAATAGCTTAGGGAGCTCACGAAAAGAAGTATTAAAATTCCTAAAAGTGTCACTCTTACAGGTGTTTTCAATATTTTTCTCGCGATAAAATAGGCTAATAGAATAACAAATGGCCATGTAATATAAAA includes:
- a CDS encoding bifunctional GNAT family N-acetyltransferase/carbon-nitrogen hydrolase family protein — translated: MSKLDLSQFEKKLVVRNIEEKDIDQIIALQLICFPNMEPWKREHLVSHLNHFPEGQFCVEYDGQIIGSCSSLLLNFDEYDDKHTWDDITDGGYITNHNPEGYNMYGIEVMVDPNFQGMKIGKRLYEARKELARELNLKSIIIGGRIPNYHKYEDTLTPREYVEEVSNKNIFDPVLTFQIMNGFSVMRINPGYLPDDRQSAKYATLMEWNNIEYLPKTKRHYKTAFPVRITVIQYMMKDIESFEEFARQVEYYVDVAYDFGSDFAVFPEIFTTQLMSFLEEKVPSKAVRKLSEYTEDYIELFTKLAVKYNVNIVGGSHFVEEDDHIYNIAYLFRRDGTIEKQYKLHVTPNEKMWWGINAGDKVKVFDTDCGKIAIQICYDIQFPELARHAADQGANIIFVPFCTDDRQGYLRVRYCAQARAIENQVYTVIAGTVGNLTQVENMDIQYAQSGIFTPSDFEFARDGIVGECHPNIETVVVGDVDLEILRRQRKTGTVRQQQDRRKDLFELRYKKAGMNE
- a CDS encoding acyltransferase family protein, with protein sequence MKDLRVPEKRFRPEIEGVRAVAALLVAVYHIWLGSVSGGVDVFFIVSGYLITTSLLSRMERQGKIDLIGNILGLAKRLFPVAFTVILTIILGSIYVMPKVQWEQIVSEAYASALYFQNWELAFNSVDYLAQNNEASPFQHFWALSIQGQFYITWPFVILLAYFIARKILKTPVRVTLLGILILLFVSSLSYSVYKTEVNQPWAYFDTLARVWEFSLGGILALLLPYLKFKKPVTFVMGWLGLAIICLTGILLPVSTVFPGYAALLPTTGVIFVLLAAENGNKFGVEKLLGSKPFTFFGSISYGFYLWHWPLLVFYYTYFDKEQAPLWVGISVLLITAVLAYLSIKFIETPIRKMDIKQSKLKPALVLLAIMLPVLAVNTSWQAYVNADRATAGQYEEKDYPGALAIYEDIKPAEDVEPAPDGLKIKEDLPAFYDNPDCYSNMNDNRITKCSKGDTDNPEHTIALVGGSHSGHWYPALAELADDLHLQIDIYNKDACRFSTQDFDGKLNKQCMEWNDEVLKLLKEDPPDLVVTTANVNDGAKVPDGYKEQFKNLDGIAEIFAIRDTPRSKVDTPICVEESENYMEECSRSRDSALSENPPWENTEGISDNVTFADLSEYFCDEDTCPPVIGNVIVYRDYHHLSTLYSKTLAKPLKEHLVKALEEKNL